The Synechococcus sp. MU1617 genome window below encodes:
- a CDS encoding phosphate-starvation-inducible PsiE family protein, which produces MSEPTRSKRSFLGFVDAGEREVARLLTLITAVVISAAIIKLMISLGSKLLTGSAATWLGDDLIKILGDLLTVLIALEVLQNITSYLRRHVVQIELVLVTALTAVARKVIVLPSGAENKPQLLVGLGIAVVSLSAAYWLVKRANATPSRKRLGRGGSATKLDFPD; this is translated from the coding sequence GTGAGTGAACCCACTCGTTCCAAGAGAAGTTTCCTCGGTTTCGTTGATGCTGGTGAGCGTGAAGTCGCCCGACTGCTCACCCTGATCACGGCTGTGGTGATCAGCGCCGCCATCATCAAGCTGATGATTTCCTTGGGCTCCAAGTTGCTGACTGGGTCAGCTGCAACGTGGTTGGGTGATGACCTGATCAAGATCCTCGGCGATCTCCTCACCGTTTTGATCGCACTGGAGGTGCTGCAAAACATCACCAGTTACCTCAGGCGCCACGTGGTGCAGATCGAACTTGTTCTGGTCACCGCGCTGACGGCAGTTGCTCGAAAGGTGATCGTGTTGCCCTCGGGCGCTGAAAACAAACCCCAACTTCTGGTAGGCCTTGGCATCGCAGTCGTCTCACTTTCAGCCGCTTACTGGTTGGTGAAGCGTGCCAATGCCACTCCCTCCCGTAAGCGACTGGGACGGGGAGGATCAGCCACCAAGCTTGATTTCCCAGACTGA